A window from Balearica regulorum gibbericeps isolate bBalReg1 chromosome 1, bBalReg1.pri, whole genome shotgun sequence encodes these proteins:
- the BHLHE41 gene encoding class E basic helix-loop-helix protein 41 — protein MDEGISRLPERQLLEHRDFIGLDYPSLYMCKPKRGVKRDESKETYKLPHRLIEKKRRDRINECIAQLKDLLPEHLKLTTLGHLEKAVVLELTLKHLKALTALTEQQHQKIIALQNGERSMKSPVQADLDAFHSGFQTCAKEVLQYLSRFESWTPREQRCAQLLGHLHSISSQFLPGPQLLSPPPGPLSKGSSSSSSPPAPPCVPGHKPESQANCVPVIQRTHAAELSAETDTDTDSGYGGEGEARPERGSAAAGGALPALAIKQEPSGDEAPPAPKRLKLDRGGSPLPGPPGLAVRGAEAAAAAAAALVRPDAALLGSLMALGAGGGGAPFGQPAAPFCLPFYFISPSAAAAYMQPFLDKGSLEKYLYPAAPIPLLYPGIPAQAAAAAAAAASFPCLSSVLGPAEKAAAAAAAGLPPAPHLPHPFAAAAGLAAAAEPGEEAETAAAEEPGAEGP, from the exons ATGGATGAAGGAATCTCCCGCTTGCCGGAGCGGCAGCTACTGGAGCATAGGGATTTTATAGG GCTGGACTACCCTTCCCTGTATATGTGCAAACCCAAAAGAGGCGTGAAGAGGGACGAGAGCAAG GAAACGTACAAACTGCCACATAGACTGATAGAAAAGAAGAGGCGAGACAGGATTAACGAGTGCATTGCCCAGCTGAAGGATTTACTGCCCGAGCATCTGAAACTGACG ACGCTGGGACACCTGGAGAAAGCGGTGGTGCTGGAATTGACTTTGAAACACTTGAAAGCGCTAACAGCCTTAAcggagcagcagcaccagaagATCATTGCTTTGCAGAACG GGGAGCGGTCCATGAAGTCTCCCGTGCAGGCCGACCTGGACGCCTTCCACTCGGGCTTTCAGACGTGCGCCAAAGAAGTGCTGCAGTACCTCTCCCGCTTCGAGAGCTGGACTCCCCGCGAGCAGCGATGCGCCCAGCTCCTCGGCCACCTGCACTCCATCTCCTCGCAGTTCCTCCCCGgcccccagctcctctccccgccgccgggcccccTCAGCAAGggatcctcctcctcttcttccccgcccgcccccccctGCGTGCCGGGCCACAAGCCGGAGAGCCAGGCTAACTGCGTGCCCGTCATCCAGCGGACTCACGCCGCCGAGCTCAGCGCCGAGACCGACACGGACACGGACAGCGGCTACGGCGGCGAGGGCGAGGCGCGCCCAGAGCGCGGCTcggcggcggccgggggagCGCTGCCCGCCCTGGCCATCAAGCAGGAGCCGTCGGGGGACGAGGCGCCCCCCGCGCCCAAGCGGCTGAAGCTGGACCGCGGCggcagccccctgcccggcCCGCCGGGGTTGGCTGTGCGGGGCgccgaggcggcggcggcagcggcggcggcgctggtGAGACCCGACGCCGCCCTGCTGGGTTCGCTGATGGCCctgggggcgggcggcggcggggcccccTTCGGACAGCCGGCGGCCCCTTTCTGCCTGCCCTTCTACTTCATCtccccctccgccgccgccgcctaCATGCAGCCCTTCCTTGATAAAGGCAGCCTGGAGAAGTATCTCTACCCCGCCGCTCCCATCCCGCTCCTCTACCCGGGCATCCCGGCTCaggcggccgccgccgcggccgccgccgcctctttcccctgcctctcctctgtGCTCGGCCCCGCCGAGaaggcggccgccgccgccgccgccgggctgcCCCCAGCGCCCCACCTCCCGCACCCCTtcgctgccgccgccgggctGGCAGCCGCCGCCGAGCCCGGCGAGGAGGCCGAGACCGCAGCCGCCGAGGAGCCCGGCGCCGAGGGTCCGTGA